A single window of Oreochromis aureus strain Israel breed Guangdong linkage group 5, ZZ_aureus, whole genome shotgun sequence DNA harbors:
- the timm17a gene encoding mitochondrial import inner membrane translocase subunit Tim17-A: MEEYAREPCPWRIVDDCGGAFTMGAIGGGIFQAVKGFRNAPSGMSHRMRGSLTAIKTRAPQLGGSFAVWGGLFSMIDCGLVKVRGKEDPWNSITSGAMTGAILAARNGPVAMFGSAAMGGILLALIEGAGILLTRFASSQFPTGPQFAEEPAPAPMPTSPFGDYRQYQ; the protein is encoded by the exons ATGGAGGAGTATGCCAGAGAGCCATG CCCCTGGAGGATTGTGGATGACTGTGGGGGAGCTTTCACCATGGGAGCTATTGGAGGAGGAATATTTCAGGCAGTGAAAGGCTTCAGAAATGCACCCTCG GGGATGAGCCACAGAATGAGGGGTAGCTTAACTGCTATCAAGACCAGAGCCCCACAGCTCGGGG GTAGCTTCGCAGTATGGGGAGGCCTCTTCTCCATGATTGACTGCGGTTTAGTAAAAGTGCGAGGGAAGGAGGATCCATGGAACTCAATAACAAGTGGGGCCATGACAGGAGCTATTCTTGCTGCAAGAA ATGGACCGGTAGCCATGTTTGGCTCTGCCGCCATGGGAGGTATCCTGCTGGCATTGATAGAGGGCGCTGGAATCCTGCTTACTAGGTTTGCCTCTTCACAGTTTCCAACTG GACCCCAGTTTGCAGAGGAACCTGCCCCTGCTCCCATGCCCACCTCTCCCTTTGGAGACTACAGACAATATCAGTGA